Part of the Pseudomonas sp. P8_241 genome is shown below.
CCTTACGTCTTAGCGCTGAGGGACAATTCAAGGCGAGTCATAAGGCGGGATACCGTCATTGGCAGGAATGCCTTCCCTTTGGCCGTAGTCACGCCCTTCGCGTTAAGACACTGTGCGATGCGGGCAAAGGAGATACAACCATCGTACAAGCACGCCTTGATGTGATGAGCGATTGCATCAGCCCGACTGTCAGCGTTCTGTTTCTTCGCCTCCAGTGCGGCGCTGTTACCTACTGCCCAAGCCTTCGCTCGGCCAGCGTCACGGCGAGCGATCTTCCCTTGTGCCACGTTGTCACCGTTGGCGGCGAGGGCTTTCAACTCGGCCAGACCATCCTTCGTCCGCTTGCGAATTTTAATTAGCTCTTCCTCAGCCAACAGGGATTTGATGTTGCGGACAAGACCACTGCCGTGAACGTCTTCCGCCTCAACAATGCTGTATTTCTTTTGCAGAGTGACGAAGTGGGCGTGGTCGCGGGTAAGTCGGTCAATACGGTGTACGACTACCGGGCAATCCAGCCTTTTCGCCATCGCCAGAGCTAAGCGGCATTGCGGTCGCTCCTGCGGGTCGATGGAACCTGACACGCCTTCATCAGTGAATTGGGCGACGATCTGCCAGCCGTGCGTCTCAGCGGCGATTTGGATAGCAGCGAACTGACCAGCTACCGACAGGCACTGATCGTCTGTACTCATCCTTGCGTAAGCCACTACCTGCTTCATGTTCTCGTCTCGTTATCAGGTGTTCGCAAATCTTAACATATTGTTGATGTTCGACAGCGAAGTGTTACAGCGTGTTGTTTGGGGTTGCT
Proteins encoded:
- a CDS encoding recombinase family protein, whose amino-acid sequence is MKQVVAYARMSTDDQCLSVAGQFAAIQIAAETHGWQIVAQFTDEGVSGSIDPQERPQCRLALAMAKRLDCPVVVHRIDRLTRDHAHFVTLQKKYSIVEAEDVHGSGLVRNIKSLLAEEELIKIRKRTKDGLAELKALAANGDNVAQGKIARRDAGRAKAWAVGNSAALEAKKQNADSRADAIAHHIKACLYDGCISFARIAQCLNAKGVTTAKGKAFLPMTVSRLMTRLELSLSAKT